A DNA window from Camelina sativa cultivar DH55 chromosome 13, Cs, whole genome shotgun sequence contains the following coding sequences:
- the LOC104738423 gene encoding putative lipid-binding protein AIR1B: MTMAPKTSTILALFLVSNILFLNLIITQVSAGSTCPRDALKLSTCANVLNLINLNLGAPVMRPCCSILFGLIDLDVALCFCTALKLSILGITIDTPIHLNLALDACGRTLPDGFRCPT, translated from the coding sequence ATGACAATGGCTCCAAAGACCTCAACTATCCTTGCTTTATTCCTTGTGAGCAATATTCTCTTCCTCAACCTCATCATTACCCAGGTTTCCGCAGGCAGCACTTGCCCAAGAGACGCTCTCAAACTTTCGACATGCGCAAATGTTCTCAACCTCATCAACTTGAATCTCGGTGCACCAGTAATGAGACCTTGTTGCTCTATTCTCTTTGGTCTAATTGATCTTGATGTTGCGCTTTGCTTTTGCACTGCACTTAAGCTTAGCATTCTTGGCATCACCATCGACACTCCTATTCACCTTAACTTGGCCCTTGACGCCTGTGGACGAACCCTTCCCGATGGATTTCGCTGCCCAACATAG
- the LOC104737266 gene encoding uncharacterized protein LOC104737266 yields MNHTEEEHGVGGGCYEYELDQLFLVHSDITSVLHQIDELVVQTMKRSSKTVTKQGTREVESFRFVLSDMLSTLKPWFPRLQEVITESELLPKDQEEQLLMSTSCVRSSKEEEGDLFDVESPEPSQFEPLVSPSPLVHWRGGDHNADKGRQLFLLTPLPLGKSEFLKHQNASKLTAKRIFPTAAANQSLQVSKETSDDDSLGGELMKTAGLGNSSPVLRRKIQSELLMTPCLKMSPPKSCRLFRPVPESSLRGKQGACKSTCSELGASTFNGSQSSGPSGFDKADDLCSKYPELLGIQHAPITRKTDLESSPVWWFSPPKTCVFVKPVNEKKPIDETGVSGMVSSFDLPNINPEAKHTTEGSMSMVVENTPVFKEPESVMTKNRTRAGESTLKKELWTRFEEASIQDEGIHFNSMPTTTVRGNKKKGFMEMLEEASGNKEGHDSNL; encoded by the exons ATGAATCATACAGAAGAAGAACATGGAGTTGGTGGTGGTTGTTATGAGTATGAGTTGGATCAACTCTTCCTTGTACATTCTGATATTACATCTGTTCTCCATCAG ATTGATGAGCTTGTTGTACAAACCATGAAGCGTAGTAGTAAGACTGTGACCAAACAAGGGACTAGAGAAGTTGAATCTTTCAGATTTGTATTGTCTGATATGCTATCCACACTAAAG CCATGGTTTCCTCGATTACAAGAAGTGATAACCGAATCTGAATTGCTTCCAAAGGATCAGGAGGAACAGCTTTTGATGAGCACTAGCTGTGTGAGatcaagtaaagaagaagaaggagatttgtttgatgttgagaGTCCTGAACCTAGTCAGTTTGAGCCTTTAgtctctccttctcctcttgTGCATTGGCGTGGTGGTGATCATAACGCTGACAAAGGTAGACAACTCTTTCTTTTGACACCATTACCGTTAGGGAAATCTGAGTTCCTTAAACATCAGAATGCGTCAAAGCTTACGGCTAAAAGGATTTTCCCAACTGCTGCTGCAAATCAATCGCTTCAAGTTTCTAAAGAAACAAGTGATGATGATTCTTTAGGAGGTGAGTTGATGAAAACTGCAGGACTTGGTAACTCTTCACCAGTACTCAGGAGAAAAATCCAGTCCGAGCTTCTAATGACCCCTTGCTTGAAGATGTCGCCTCCAAAATCTTGTAGACTGTTTAGACCGGTTCCTGAATCTTCTCTACGGGGAAAGCAAGGTGCTTGTAAGTCCACTTGCTCTGAACTGGGAGCTAGCACTTTTAATGGTTCACAAAGCTCTGGACCCTCTGGTTTTGATAAAGCAGACGATCTGTGTTCAAAGTATCCAGAGCTTTTGGGAATACAACATGCTCCaataacaagaaaaacagaTCTTGAATCCTCTCCGGTTTGGTGGTTTTCTCCTCCTAAAACATGTGTTTTTGTGAAGCCTGTGAATGAGAAGAAACCAATTGATGAAACTGGTGTTTCCGGAATGGTATCATCATTTGATCTTCCAAACATTAATCCAGAAGCAAAACACACTACAG AGGGAAGCATGTCAATGGTGGTTGAGAATACTCCAGTGTTTAAAGAACCAGAGAGCGTAATGACGAAAAACAGGACAAGAGCGGGTGAGAGTACTCTGAAGAAAGAGCTATGGACAAGATTCGAAGAAGCATCAATTCAAGATGAAGGTATTCATTTCAACTCGATGCCAACAACAACAGTGAGAGGAAATAAGAAGAAAGGGTTCATGGAAATGTTAGAGGAAGCGAGTGGCAATAAGGAAGGTCATGACTCAAATTTATGA
- the LOC104737267 gene encoding putative lipid-binding protein AIR1, translating into MALRNSLAIFLALNILFFAFTEAGRSGCPPSSSNKPKPTPSSPPAIDTCPKDALKLGVCVQALNLVNVTLGAPPVKPCCSLIDGLVDLEAAVCLCTALKASILGININLPINLSLLLNVCSRKPPRGFQCP; encoded by the coding sequence ATGGCTCTTAGAAACTCTCTCGCCATTTTCCTTGCActgaacatcctcttcttcgcCTTTACCGAAGCCGGCCGCTCCGGTTGTCCACCATCGTCTTCTAACAAACCGAAGCCAACCCCAAGCAGCCCTCCTGCCATCGATACATGCCCAAAAGATGCTTTGAAGCTCGGTGTTTGTGTTCAGGCGCTCAACCTGGTGAATGTGACATTAGGTGCTCCTCCGGTTAAGCCGTGTTGCAGCCTCATTGACGGTTTGGTTGATCTTGAAGCTGCAGTTTGTCTTTGTACCGCGCTTAAAGCTAGCATTCTCGGCATCAACATTAACCTTCCAATCAACCTTAGCTTGCTCCTCAATGTTTGCAGCAGAAAGCCTCCACGTGGCTTCCAATGCccttaa
- the LOC104737268 gene encoding putative lipid-binding protein AIR1B, producing MAPRTSLALFLSLNLLFFTLTSATTPSTGSCPKDSLQLGVCANVLKLVDLTLGNPPVKPCCSLIQGLADLEAAACLCTLLKVNLLGINLNLPINLSVLLNVCGRKAPTNFQCA from the coding sequence ATGGCTCCAAGAACCTCCCTTGCACTTTTCCTTTCCCTcaacctcctcttcttcactctcacctCTGCGACCACCCCAAGCACAGGGTCTTGTCCTAAAGATTCTCTACAGCTCGGTGTTTGCGCCAATGTGCTCAAGCTAGTTGACTTAACATTGGGAAACCCACCAGTAAAGCCATGCTGCTCTCTCATCCAAGGCTTGGCTGACCTTGAGGCTGCAGCCTGCCTCTGTACTTTGCTCAAGGTTAACCTTCTTGGAATCAACCTTAACCTTCCCATTAATCTCAGCGTACTCCTCAATGTTTGCGGTAGAAAAGCTCCAACGAACTTCCAGTGCGCCTAA
- the LOC104738425 gene encoding uncharacterized protein LOC104738425, giving the protein MKHVILVCGNWIFDNNKWLFVVDNERGSRILQCNDQSRFDDCIEMVYEDYRLDNKVFDVVLSYKISKRLLQDLPSDTPPVIIDNSRQLHTFLGQLERVTGRLCVEVKKKIQTDLNHKDSDDENFTMYGIPPEEEDHKLPMKNRSSSFYIEENKKSVDVSKVDLSSVNLAVGQIYDTKEHLETRLKILTLVQRFDYFVYKSRPTLLIVKCWVKGCKWRVRAATINHFPKFEVRVFISAHTCSVTERSTRARQADHHILGELYKDFVGGVGPKVLPMHVAEALNKRFQIKMDYWKAYRTLRHARELVRGSPESGYEQLPTYLYMIKRANPGTFTQLDVDEAQRFKYCFLAFGASIQGFPFLRKVVVVDGTFLQGKYLGTLLTATAQDGNFQIFPIAFAVVDTENDESWEWFFKQLSCVIPDDESLSIISDRHKSIGKAIKKVYPKSSRGICTYHMYKNILVRFKGRAEFALVKKAANAFRLIDFQTTFDQIEAMNPALHEYLVRADVRMWTRVHFPGDRYNLLTSNIAESMNKVMSHARSFPIVQLLEEIRSMMTRWFSDRRTDALKMTTDLTRGVEKILQGRVDYAKLLTVQDIDAHQVQVTSGTSLHVVNLKDKKCTCRRFDLEKLPCAHAIAAGEFRNISRISMSHPYYRKHYVYTSYENAIMPRELDKSVPGHVITKVCRPPIPKQQPGRPKNSRIKSALEIAMEKKKPRKQYTCGNCNQVGHNRKTCTL; this is encoded by the exons ATGAAGCATGTGATTCTCGTTTGTGGTAATTGGatctttgacaacaacaaatggttgtttgttgttgataatgaaAGGGGTTCACGAATTCTACAATGTAACGATCAAAGCAGATTTGATGATTGCATTGAAATGGTATATGAGGATTACAGGCTGGATAACAAGGTATTTGATGTTGTCTTGAGTTACAAGATCTCGAAGAGGTTATTGCAGGATTTACCCAGTGATACACCACCAGTTATTATCGATAATTCTCGTCAGTTGCACACTTTTCTGGGACAATTGGAAAGGGTTACAGGTCGACTTTGtgttgaagtgaagaagaaaatacagaCTGATTTGAATCACAAAG attctgatgatgagaaTTTTACCATGTATGGAATTCCACCAGAAGAAGAGGATCATAAATTGCCAATGAAGAACAGAAGTTCATCTttttatattgaagaaaataagaaatctGTTGATGTCTCAAAGGTAGACTTGTCTTCTGTGAATTTGGCTGTTGGGCAAATATATGATACAAAGGAGCACCTAGAAACACGTTTGAAGATACTAACCTTGGTACAAaggtttgattattttgtttacaaatcgAGACCAACACTATTGATTGTCAAgtgttgggttaaaggatgCAAGTGGAGGGTAAGAGCTGCAACAATAAATCACTTTCCAAAGTTTGAGGTCCGTGTGTTTATTTCAGCACATACATGTTCTGTAACAGAGCGCTCTACACGTGCCCGACAAGCAGATCATCATATTCTAGGAGAGTTGTACAAAGATTTTGTTGGTGGAGTTGGTCCCAAGGTACTGCCAATGCATGTTGCTGAAGCGTTAAATAAACGCTTTCAAATCAAg ATGGATTATTGGAAAGCATATCGAACGTTAAGGCATGCTCGCGAGTTGGTCAGGGGTAGTCCAGAGAGTGGTTATGAGCAGCTTCCTACATATTTGTATATGATAAAAAGGGCAAATCCTGGAACTTTTACACAGCTTGATGTTGATGAAGCTCAAAGATTTAAGTACTGTTTTCTAGCATTTGGTGCAAGCATACAGGGATTTCCGTTTTTGAGGAAAGTGGTTGTTGTGGATGGTACTTTTTTACAGGGAAAATACTTAGGGACACTACTGACAGCAACAGCTCAAGATggcaattttcagatttttccaATTGCTTTCGCCGTGGTTGATACAGAGAATGATGAATCATGGGAATGGTTTTTCAAGCAACTCAGCTGTGTGATACCTGATGATGAAAGTCTTTCCATTATTTCTGATAGGCACAAATCAATTGGGAAAGCTATTAAAAAGGTTTATCCGAAGTCTAGTAGGGGAATATGCACATACCATATGTACAAGaatattttggttcggtttaaagGTCGAGCAGAATTTGCTTTGGTTAAAAAGGCGGCAAATGCTTTTAGACTTATCGACTTTCAAACCACATTTGATCAGATAGAAGCCATGAATCCAGCACTACATGAGTACCTCGTAAGGGCTGATGTGCGTATGTGGACTCGTGTACATTTCCCAGGTGATAGGTACAACTTGCTTACAAGCaacattgcagaatcaatgaataAGGTCATGTCACATGCTAGGAGCTTTCCTATTGTACAACTATTGGAAGAAATAAGGTCCATGATGACTAGGTGGTTTTCAGATAGAAGGACTGATGCATTGAAGATGACAACAGACTTGACTCGTGGTGTAGAGAAAATTCTCCAG GGTCGTGTGGACTATGCTAAGTTACTTACTGTCCAAGATATCGATGCACACCAAGTACAAGTAACAAGTGGAACATCTCTGCATGTTGTcaatttgaaagataaaaagtGTACGTGTCGCAGGTTTGACTTGGAGAAactcccttgtgcacatgcaaTTGCGGCCGGTGAATTCAGAAACATTTCTCGCATTTCAATGAGTCATCCTTATTATCGGAAACACTACGTTTACACTTCCTACGAGAATGCCATCATGCCAAGGGAGCTTGATAAATCTGTTCCTGGACATGTGATAACGAAGGTATGTAGACCACCGATTCCAAAACAACAACCAGGTAGACCAAAGAATTCAAGAATCAAATCAGCATTGGAAATTGCAatggaaaagaagaagccaagaaAACAATACACATGTGGTAATTGCAACCAAGTAGGGCATAATCGCAAGACATGTACTCTATAA
- the LOC104737269 gene encoding pEARLI1-like lipid transfer protein 3, which yields MAPRTSLALFLSLNLLFFTYTSATCSKCLPTPTTPTTPTTPTTPTTPTTPTTPTTPTTPTTPTTPTTPTTPTTPSTGACPRDSLQLGVCANVLKLVDLTLGNPPVKPCCSLIQGLVDLEAAVCLCTLLKVNILGINLNLPIDLSVLLNVCGRKAPTNFKCA from the coding sequence ATGGCTCCAAGAACCTCCCTTGCACTCTTCCTTTCTCTCAACCTCCTCTTTTTCACTTACACCTCTGCGACATGTTCCAAGTGCCTCCCCACCCCGACTACGCCAACCACCCCGACTACGCCAACCACCCCGACTACGCCAACCACCCCTACTACGCCAACCACCCCGACTACGCCAACCACCCCGACTACGCCAACCACCCCAACTACGCCAACCACCCCAAGCACAGGGGCTTGTCCAAGAGATTCCCTACAGCTCGGTGTTTGCGCCAATGTGCTCAAGCTAGTGGACCTAACATTGGGAAACCCACCTGTAAAGCCATGCTGCTCTCTCATCCAAGGCTTGGTTGACCTTGAGGCTGCAGTCTGCCTCTGCACTTTGCTCAAGGTTAACATTCTTGGAATCAACCTTAACCTTCCCATCGATCTCAGTGTACTCCTCAATGTTTGCGGTAGAAAAGCTCCAACAAATTTCAAGTGCGCGTAA